The following proteins are co-located in the Apis mellifera strain DH4 linkage group LG9, Amel_HAv3.1, whole genome shotgun sequence genome:
- the LOC412815 gene encoding fatty acid synthase: MPAQFESANTPVVGEPTMMNGDTTPYNINDEIVISGFSGRYPESSNVEEFKKNLFEGIDMVTNDDRRWPSGMYGLPERSGKLKELNLFDATFFGVHAKQAHVMDPQLRILLEATYEAIIDAGINPNDIRGSKTGVFIGVSASESDEYWTNDPDQINGYALTGCCRAMFPNRISYSFDFNGPSYAVDTACSSSLYAMHQAIASIRSGECNSAIVGGCNLLLKPTQSLQFNRLSMLSSDGMCKAFDADGKGYVRSEAVSVLFLQKAKDARRVYATVIHSKTNTDGNKVQGITFPNGEMQNKLMREIYAEAGINPADVSYVEAHGTGTKVGDPQEVNSIANLFCKGRKTPLLLGSVKSNMGHSEPASGVCSISKLLIAMEEGIIPGNLHFKIPNADIPALNDGSIQVVDKNMPWKGGLVAVNSFGFGGANAHILFRTHPKPKLLPVLDSKVPKLVTISGRTEEAVRVFLNKAQEYEKDDEFIALLHDIYANNISNHLYRGYSVMGNVKVEEIDQYVDKKRPIWFVFSGMGSQWPGMGKDLLNIETFQRSLRKCAEALKPEGIDLMNLILNGTSETFENVLHSFVSIAAIQVALVDVLTYLGIQPDGIVGHSVGELGCAYADGTFTPEQTVLAAYWRGKTIMDSNLQLGAMAAVGLSWEEIAARCPPDVTPACNNASDSVTISGPIESLKKFTEELKKDDIFVKIVNSSGVAFHSKYVAPVGQKLRTMLEKIIPNPKQRSSRWISTSIPEQAWNTPLAQLSSAAYHVNNLLSPVLFYQALSHIPEDAIVIEIAPHSLLQAILRRSLPPSVTNIGLHKRNHSNNLNLLLENIGKIYMAGGQPKVSKLYPPVNYPVGHGTPMINSLVKWDHSMQWDVATFSSANSSFGESVVEFDLAKESDEYLIGHNIDERILFPATGYLLITWKTFAKLRGVDYEQLPIIFENVKFQRATIMPKEGVVKFLINIFVGTGQFEICENGSVAVTGTISVPDDINKMLLNIPAPILKKSESLELNINDIYKELRLRGYHYSGIFQGIKSISNRGISGNLLWNNNWIAFIDTMLQFSILGKDNRGLYVPVRLQYAAINPIVHLDFIKNYKENEGVPVYFYSNIDVIKSGGIEIRKMKASLITKKQQNRIPKFEKYLFVPFENSQPLAQDPEKAKQYALTVLLQIVCENIGRKKTKIVEVAGSRPIDYLFVPDIIQFSNSEIQLNFEVQVIVNSRKQYSGLEEFNVTIAIRNEEKEPIAENSHLVIASNILSSNSWNVLKNLTDSLLNNGFLFLEETSQIDVNSANLLNQNMIHIATQTVAGSSYHLFRKKEHRSAPIVIQITEKNFMWLEGVKAALKKVVSENQELLLVSQGEELLGMIGFMNCIRLEDGGAKASYVFIQDKNLPKFNLNDKFYTHQLNKHLVANVLKGGQWGSYRHLQLDLQNEESLQVEHANINVLYRGDLSSLRWIESPLSYYQPEKFPNTLLCSVYYAPLNFRDIMLATGKLPPDALPGNLASQECILGLEFSGRDPKGQRIMSMVAARGLATTVVADPDFMWKVPDKWSLEQAATIPVAYATSYYALCVRGRMKRGDTVLIHAGSGGVGQASISIALHSGCTVFTTVGTQEKRDFLKKMFPQLTDKNIGNSRDTSFEQLILTETNGRGVDIVLNSLAEEKLQASVRCLAIGGRFLEIGKFDLSNDSPLGMSVFLKNASFHGILLDAILEGDSPERRETARLINEGIESGAVRPLPSTVFSEQQIEQSFRFMATGKHIGKVLLKIRDEEKQKVIQPSTKIVSAIPRTYMNPEKSYIIIGGLGGFGLELSEWMIIRGAKYIVLTSRSGIRTGFQSLCIRRWREMGVHVKISTIDIITLTGTKQLIKESNELAPIGGIFNLAAVLRDGLIENLSESDFVISASPKITITKNLDIVSREYCSSLDYFVVFSSISCGRGNIGQSNYGLSNSAMERIVENRQANGLPGLAIQWGAIGDVGLIIDTMNGSSDTEIGGTLPQRIQSCLDTMDIFLQQPHPVLSSMVIADKRVEVGLKVSVVEAVANIMGIKALESINPSVTLADLGMDSLMGTEIKQTLERNYDLILSALEIRTLTFRKLQQLDAPTSEEQVNTTDSEEDIVEDFLFQVNSLELVPIKSLVQLETKSSKGQPIFIVHAIEGTQTPFKTLASELERPVWSFQCIENSPLESVSALAAFYVKEMQKIQAKEPYHIAGYSFGACIAFEMAVQLEKAGNTVVLTLLDGSPAFVKLHSVEIGKLTNQDDVSANGYRKSLSYFIKQFNKKINFIQTYDILKSVSDEELLDKVVEIIDQPQLNVNDLKVAGLLFYKKLLAVYNYNPSVFNGDILLIKAKDNFVDLDEDYGLSKICKKKVKIEKLPGNHRSILAGKNASQIANILRT, from the exons atgccAGCTCAATTTGAAAGTGCAAACACTCCAGTTGTAGGAGAACCAACTATGATGAATGGTGATACCActccatataatataaatgatgaaattgtaattagCGGTTTTTCAG gACGTTATCCTGAATCTTCAAATGttgaagaatttaagaaaaatttatttgaggGCATCGATATGGTCACAAATGATGATCGTCGATGGCCTTCCGGTATGTATGGCCTACCTGAAAGGAGTGGTAAATTGAAGGAACTCAATTTATTCGATGCTACCTTCTTTGGTGTTCACGCCAAACAGGCTCACGTAATGGACCCACAATTACGTATTCTCTTGGAAGCAACTTACGAAGCAATTATAGATGCTGGTATTAATCCAAATGATATTAGAGGATCTAAAACTGGCGTATTCATTGGAGTTTCTGCATCAGAATCAGACGAATATTGGACTAATGATCCAGATCAAATTAATG gataTGCATTGACTGGTTGCTGCAGAGCTATGTTTCcaaatagaatttcatattcatttgaTTTCAATGGTCCTAGTTATGCTGTAGACACTGCATGTTCATCATCCCTATATGCTATGCATCAAGCAATCGCTTCGATTCGTTCAGGAGAATGTAATTCTGCTATTGTTGGCGGTTGCAATCTTCTTTTAAAGCCTACTCAATCTCTTCAATTCAATCGATTAAGCATGTTATCTTCAGATGGTATGTGTAAAGCATTTGATGCTGATGGTAAAGGATATGTCAGATCAGAGGCTGTCTCTGTACTATTTCTACAAAAAGCAAAAGATGCACGCAGAGTGTACGCCACAGTTATACATTCTAAAACCAATACTGATGGTAACAAAGTCCAAGGAATCACTTTTCCCAATGGAGAAATGCAGAATAAATTAATGCGTGAGATTTATGCAGAAGCAGGTATTAATCCTGCAGATGTTTCTTATGTAGAAGCTCATGGTACTGGAACAAAAGTTGGTGACCCTCAAGAAGTCAATTCTATAGCAAATCTGTTTTGCAAAGGTAGAAAAACTCCTCTATTGCTTGGTTCTGTTAAATCTAATATGGGACACTCAGAACCTGCTAGCGGAGTATGTTCCATATCGAAATTGCTTATTGCTATGGAAGAAGGTATAATTCCAGGTAATTTGCATTTCAAAATTCCAAATGCAGATATACCAGCATTGAATGATGGAAGTATACAAGTTGTGGATAAAAATATGCCATGGAAAGGTGGATTAGTGGCTGTAAATTCGTTTGGTTTTGGTGGAGCTAATGCGCATATTCTTTTTCGTACACATCCAAAGCCAAAATTATTACCAGTTCTAGACAGTAAAGTACCCAAATTAGTAACTATATCTGGTCGTACTGAAGAAGCTGTaagagtttttttaaataaagctcaagaatatgaaaaagatgATGAGTTTATTGCTCTACTTCatgatatttatgcaaataatatatcCAATCATTTATATCGAGGATATTCTGTTATGGGAAATGTTAAAGTTGAAGAAATTGATCAATATGTTGACAAGAAACGTCCTATTTGGTTCGTATTTTCTGGTATGGGATCTCAATGGCCAGGCATGGGTAAAGATTTATTGAATATCGAAACATTTCAAAGAAGTTTAAGAAAATGTGCTGAAGCTCTAAAACCTGAAGGAATTGATCTAATGAATCTTATTCTGAATGGAACATctgaaacttttgaaaatgttCTTCATTCATTTGTATCAATTGCAGCCATCCAAGTTGCTCTAGTAGATGTATTAACATACCTAGGAATTCAACCTGATGGTATTGTTGGACATTCTGTCGGTGAATTAGGATGTGCTTATGCAGATGGTACATTTACACCAGAACAAACGGTTTTGGCAGCATATTGGAGAGGAAAAACTATCATGGATTCAAATTTACAGCTTGGAGCAATGGCTGCTGTTGGATTAAGTTGGGAAGAAATAGCAGCTCGATGTCCACCTGATGTAACACCAGCTTGTAATAATGCAAGTGATTCTGTAACAATTTCTGGTCCAATTGAATCTCTTAAGAAATTtacagaagaattaaaaaaagatgacatttttgtaaaaatagtaaatagttCTGGTGTTGCTTTCCATAGCAAATATGTAGCTCCAGTAGGACAAAAGCTTCGTACtatgttagaaaaaattattccaaatccAAAACAGAGATCTTCCAGATGGATTTCTACATCGATACCTGAACAAGCATGGAACACTCCATTGGCACAGCTTAGCAGTGCTGCATATCatgtaaacaatttattatcacCTGTTCTGTTTTATCAAGCATTATCTCATATTCCGGAAGATGCGATAGTTATTGAAATTGCACCACATTCTCTGTTACAAGCAATTTTGCGAAGATCATTGCCTCCATCTGTGACCAATATTGGTCTACATAAACGAAACCATTCAAATAATCTAAACTTATTGCTagaaaatataggaaaaatatatatggcaGGAGGACAACCCAAAGTTTCCAAGTTGTATCCACCAGTTAATTATCCAGTTGGTCATGGTACACCTATGATCAATAGTTTGGTTAAATGGGATCATTCTATGCAATGGGATGTAGCTACTTTCTCTTCAGCAAATTCGTCCTTTGGAGAAAGTGTAGTAGAATTCGATCTAGCGAAAGAATcagatgaatatttaattggtCATAATATTGATGAAAGAATTCTTTTCCCTGCTACTGGttatctattaattacttGGAAAACCTTCGCAAAACTACGAGGAGTTGATTACGAGCAATTGCCAATTATATTTGagaatgtaaaatttcaaagagcTACTATCATGCCAAAGGAAGGagttgtgaaatttttaatcaatatatttgtgGGTACTGGTCAGTttgaaatttgtgaaaatggATCTGTGGCAGTAACTGGAACAATTTCTGTACCAGATGATatcaataaaatgttattaaatattcctgcaccaattttaaaaaaaagtgaatcattggaattgaatataaatgatatttacaaGGAACTTAGACTGAGAGGTTATCATTATAGTGGAATCTTTCAAGGTATTAAATCCATTTCTAATCGTGGAATTTCTGGTAATCTtctttggaataataattggatTGCATTCATTGATACTATGCTTCAATTTTCCATCCTTGGAAAGGATAACAGAGGACTATATGTACCTGTTCGTTTGCAATATGCTGCTATCAATCCTATTGTTCACTTAgactttatcaaaaattataaagaaaatgagGGTGTTccagtatatttttattcaaatattgatgTTATTAAATCAGGTGGTATTGAAATCAGAAAAATGAAAGCCTCTTTGATTacaaaaaaacaacaaaatcgaattcccaaatttgaaaaatatttgtttgtacCTTTTGAAAATTCCCAACCATTAGCGCAGGATCCAGAAAAAGCCAAGCAATATGCTCTTACTGTACTTCTACAAATTGTTTGTGAAAATATAGGACGTAAAAAAACCAAAATTGTTGAAGTAGCTGGAAGTCGTCCTATAGATTATCTATTTGTGCCTGATATAATTCAGTTTTCTAATTCAGAAATCCAACTTAAT tttgaaGTACAAGTGATAGTAAATTCACGTAAACAATATAGTGGTTTGGAAGAATTTAATGTTACTATTGCAATACGTAATGAAGAGAAAGAACCGATCGCCGAAAATTCACATCTTGTAATAGCTAGCAACATATTGTCTAGCAATTCATGGaatgttttgaaaaatctgaCAGATAGTTTGTTAAATaatggatttctttttttggaagaaaCAAGTCAAATTGATGTTAATTCggctaatttattaaatcaaaatatgatTCATATTGCCACACAAACTGTTGCTGGAAGCTCATATCatctatttagaaaaaaagaacatagaTCTGCTCCTATTGTCATACAAATaacagaaaagaattttatgtgGTTAGAAGGTGTAAAAGCGGCCTTAAAAAAAGTTGTAAGTGAGAATCAGGAACTTCTCTTGGTTAGCCAGGGTGAAGAATTACTTG GTATGATTGGATTCATGAACTGTATTCGTTTGGAAGATGGTGGTGCGAAAGCAAGTTATGTTTTCATTCAAGACAAAAATTTacctaaatttaatttaaatgataaattttatacccATCAACTAAACAAACATTTAGTAGCTAATGTTCTAAAAGGAGGACAATGGGGAAGTTATAGACATTTACAATTGGATTTACAAAATGAAGAATCTCTGCAAGTTGAACATGCcaatattaatgttttgtaTAGAGGTGATTTAAGCAGCTTAAGATGGATTGAAAGTCCACTCAGCTATTATCAGccagaaaaatttccaaacacATTATTATGTTCTGTATACTATGCACCATTAAACTTTAGGGATATCATGTTAGCAACTGGAAAATTACCACCAGATGCTCTTCCTGGAAATCTAGCTTCTCAAGAATGTATATTAGGTCTTGAATTTTCCGGACGTGATCCAAAAGGTCAACGAATCATGTCTATGGTAGCAGCGCGTGGTTTAGCTACTACTGTTGTAGCTGATCCTGATTTCATGTGGAAAGTACCTGATAAATGGTCTCTGGAACAGGCAGCAACTATTCCTGTTGCTTATGCTACTAGTTATTATGCTCTATGTGTCCGTGGTCGCATGAAACGAGGTGATACTGTTTTGATTCATGCTGGTAGCGGAGGTGTTGGACAAGCTAGTATTTCTATAGCCTTGCATTCAGGATGTACAGTATTCACTACTGTTGGAACTCAAGAGAAACGAGATTTCTTGAAGAAAATGTTCCCTCAATTGACTGATAAGAACATTGGCAATTCTCGAGATACCAGCTTTGAACAATTAATACTTACCGAAACTAATGGACGTGGTGTAGATATAGTGCTTAATTCATTAgctgaagaaaaattacaagctAGTGTCAGATGTCTTGCTATAGGTGGTCGTTTtcttgaaattggaaaatttgatttatcaaatGATTCTCCTCTTGGGATGTctgtattcttaaaaaatgccTCTTTTCATGGAATACTTTTGGATGCTATTTTGGAAGGTGATAGtccagagagaagagaaactgCAAGACTTATCAATGAAGGAATAGAGAGTGGTGCTGTTCGACCACTTCCTTCAACAGTTTTTTCAGAACAACAAATTGAACAATCTTTTAGATTTATGGCTACTGGCAAACATATTGGTaaagttttattgaaaattcgagATGAGGAAAAGCAAAAAGTTATACAGCCATCAACAAAGATAGTTTCAGCTATTCCACGTACATATATGAATCCTGAAAAATCATACATAATAATTGGTGGTCTTGGTGGATTTGGTTTGGAACTTTCAGAATGGATGATCATACGTGGTGCAAAATATATAGTCTTAACTTCAAGATCTGGAATACGTACTGGCTTTCAGTCATTGTGTATTCGTCGCTGGCGTGAGATGGGTGTACATGTTAAAATTTCCACGatagatataataacattaactGGAACAAAACAACTTATCAAAGAAAGCAATGAACTTGCTCCTATTGGTGGTATATTCAATTTAGCAGCTGTTCTACGAGATGGTCTCATTGAAAATCTCTCAGAATCTGATTTTGTAATATCAGCATCGCCTAAAATTACCATAACTAAGAATTTAGATATAGTATCACGAGAATATTGTTCCTCGTTAGATTATTTTGTTGTGTTTTCATCTATTTCGTGTGGAAGAGGTAATATAGGTCAAAGTAATTATGGTTTATCAAATTCTGCTATGGAAAGGATAGTAGAAAATAGACAAGCAAATGGTTTACCTGGTCTTGCCATTCAATGGGGAGCTATTGGTGATGTTGGTTTAATTATAg ataCAATGAATGGTTCTAGTGATACTGAGATTGGTGGTACTTTGCCTCAGCGCATACAAAGTTGTCTTGATACAATGGATATCTTCCTTCAACAACCACATCCAGTTTTATCTTCCATGGTTATAGCAGATAAAAGAGTAGAAGTTGGATTAAAAGTTAGTGTAGTCGAAGCAGTAGCCAATATCATGGGTATTAAAGCATTGGAATCCATTAATCCCAGTGTTACTTTGGCTGATCTTGGAATGGACTCCCTAATGGGAACAGAAATTAAACAAACTCTCGAGAGAAACTATGATCTAATATTGTCAGCCTTAGAAATTCGTACTTTGACATTCAGAAAATTACAACAACTTGACGCTCCTACTTCAGAAGAACAAGTGAATACTACAGATTCAGAAGAAGATATTGTAGaagattttctatttcaagTTAATTCTTTGGAACTTGTACCTATTAAATCTCTTGTACAGTTGGAAACAAAGAGTTCAAAAGGACAACCGATATTCATTGTTCACGCTATTGAAGGAACACAAACACCATTTAAAACTTTAGCTAGTGAATTGGAACGACCTGTTTGGAGTTTTCAATGTATTGAAAATAGTCCACTAGAATCTGTATCAGCATTAGCTGCTTTTTATGTGAAAGAAATGCAAAAGATTCAAGCTAAAGAACCATATCATATAGCAGGATATTCCTTTGGGGCTTGTATTGCATTTGAAATGGCTGTTCAATTAGAAAAGGCTGGAAATACAGTAGTTTTAACGCTCCTTGACGGTTCACCGGCGTTTGTGAAATTACATTCTGTGGAAATTGGAAAGCTTACTAATCAAGATGATGTGAGTGCAAATGGTTACAGAAAATCTCTGTCGTATTTCATCAagcaatttaataagaaaatcaatttcattcag acttaTGATATCTTAAAATCTGTATCCGATGAAGAGTTATTAGATAAAGTAGTAGAAATTATAGACCAACCACAATTGAATGTTAACGATTTAAAAGTTGCTGGTCTATTATTCTACAAGAAACTGCTGgcagtttataattataatccaaGTGTATTTAAtggagatattttattaattaaagccAAAGATAATTTTGTTGATTTAGACGAAGACTACGGTTTATCAAAg atttgtaagaaaaaagtaaaaattgaaaaattacctGGAAATCATAGAAGCATTTTAGCAGGAAAGAATGCATcacaaattgcaaatattttaagaacgtaa